From the genome of Tachysurus vachellii isolate PV-2020 chromosome 2, HZAU_Pvac_v1, whole genome shotgun sequence, one region includes:
- the LOC132862963 gene encoding clarin-3 produces MPSAEKILYFLSSSLLTVIGVALLGYGMSAEWSSSAMACSPPENNFFNGSATIRLGLFEGKESHYACPRFASDVNKVFVFQRLSEVGGAGESLHLVVVVLLAFALVASAGSILITLYNTISNPYETYMGPIGLYACSGLGACLAFLAMVLYFSNLVGINVTREMLLASIKQTVILKDEDVRFLVGFFMILPYIICNLLAIFLVYLYAHMAYQQRQEQQRPTEDAPKEILMY; encoded by the exons ATGCCATCAGCTGAAAAGATTTTGTACTTCCTGTCCAGCTCATTGTTAACTGTTATTGGTGTGGCCCTCCTTGGTTATGGGATGTCAGCAGAGTGGTCCTCCTCCGCCATGGCCTGCTCACCTCCAGAAAACAATTTCTTTAATGGATCTGCAACCATTCGCTTGGGCCTGTTTGAAGGGAAAGAGTCCCATTACGCCTGTCCGAGGTTTGCCTCAGATGTAAATAAAGTCTTTG TGTTTCAAAGGTTGAGTGAGGTAGGGGGCGCTGGAGAAAGCTTACATCTCGTGGTGGTTGTGCTTTTGGCCTTTGCTCTGGTGGCCTCTGCAGGTAGCATACTCATCACTCTCTACAACACCATCAGCAATCCATATGAAACCTATATGGGTCCCATTGGACTGTATGCCTGCAGTGGATTAGGTG CATGCTTGGCATTTTTGGCAATGGTCCTGTACTTTAGTAATCTGGTTGGGATCAATGTAACAAGGGAGATGCTGCTTGCAAGCATAAAACAGACTGTAATTCTGAAGGATGAGGATGTGAGATTCCTGGTTGgattttttatgattttgccGTACATTATCTGTAACCTGCTCGCAATATTCCTGGTGTATCTGTACGCACACATGGCCTACCAACAACGCCAAGAACAGCAGAGACCCACAGAGGATGCACCCAAAGAGATTCTGATGTACTAA
- the foxi1 gene encoding forkhead box protein I1: protein MFLEGERIMSAFGQQPSPQQLSPVANPSAQDMLDMAAYCDNLSAYHHHQQQQSAHHPSPRSSVHAQAYGLTEYAAPGANPYLWLNGPSIGTATSPYLPGGTNGASTYMQAGYGTSQRQFLAPSAGFHGTDLGWLAVPGQQDLFKMVRPPYSYSALIAMAIQNAQGKKLTLSQIYQYVSDNFPFYKKSKAGWQNSIRHNLSLNDCFKKVARDEDDPGKGNYWTLDPNCEKMFDNGNFRRKRKRRVDAVKTEDVSAQKLAETASLAGTVQRSPSPSDPKTSPGLTPCFSTFVSTMNSVVTGNGDGMRARDTGALLADLTRGREGVSPLSSYCPGESAPPSDPGHMNRLSYYTPGLGNHFSVNNLIYSREGTEV from the exons ATGTTTCTCGAAGGAGAGAGGATTATGAGCGCCTTCGGGCAGCAGCCATCGCCGCAGCAGCTGAGCCCGGTGGCCAACCCTAGCGCGCAGGACATGTTGGACATGGCCGCCTACTGCGACAATCTAAGCGCCTACCACCACCATCAACAGCAGCAGAGCGCACATCACCCGTCACCCAGATCTTCCGTTCATGCTCAGGCGTACGGTCTGACCGAGTACGCAGCTCCCGGTGCTAACCCTTACCTGTGGCTGAACGGGCCGAGCATTGGCACCGCCACCTCTCCGTACCTTCCAGGAGGCACAAACGGGGCCTCCACCTACATGCAGGCTGGTTATGGAACGAGTCAGCGACAGTTCCTGGCACCTTCAGCCGGTTTCCACGGGACTGACCTCGGATGGCTGGCCGTCCCGGGACAACAGGACCTTTTCAAGATGGTTCGACCTCCATACTCGTACTCCGCTCTGATTGCCATGGCTATCCAGAACGCACAGGGCAAGAAACTCACACTCAGCCAGATCTATCAGTATGTCTCTGACAACTTTCCGTTTTACAAAAAGAGCAAAGCAGGCTGGCAGAACTCCATCAGGCACAACCTGTCGCTTAATGACTGCTTTAAGAAGGTCGCACGGGACGAGGACGATCCCG GCAAGGGCAACTACTGGACTCTGGACCCGAACTGTGAGAAAATGTTTGACAACGGTAACTTcaggagaaagaggaagagacgAGTCGATGCGGTAAAAACGGAGGACGTTAGCGCGCAAAAACTGGCGGAAACGGCGAGCCTAGCTGGGACCGTGCAGCGTTCACCGAGTCCGAGCGACCCCAAAACCTCACCAGGACTCACCCCGTGTTTCAGCACGTTCGTCAGCACCATGAATTCGGTGGTGACAGGAAACGGAGACGGGATGAGGGCGCGGGACACCGGTGCGCTGCTGGCGGATTTAACACGGGGTCGTGAGGGTGTGTCGCCTCTGAGCTCCTACTGCCCCGGAGAATCAGCGCCTCCGAGCGACCCGGGACACATGAACAGGCTGAGTTACTACACCCCCGGTCTCGGCAACCACTTCAGCGTGAACAATTTAATCTACAGCCGTGAAGGAACCGAGGTTTAG